A region from the Melospiza melodia melodia isolate bMelMel2 unplaced genomic scaffold, bMelMel2.pri scaffold_37, whole genome shotgun sequence genome encodes:
- the LOC134434447 gene encoding olfactory receptor 14J1-like has product LHYGTLLGSRACAHMAAAAWASAFLYSLLHTANTFSLPLCHGNALDQFFCEIPQILKLSCSKSYLRELGLLALSVCVASSCFVFIVFSYVQIFRAVLRIPSEQGRHKAFSTCLPHLAVVSLFLSTGFFAYLKPPSISSPSLDLALSVLYSVVPPRKR; this is encoded by the coding sequence ctgcactacgggaccctcctgggcagcagagcttgtgcccacatggcagcagctgcctgggccagtgcctttctctactcactgctgcacacagccaatacattttccctgcccctgtgccatggcaatgccctggaccagttcttctgtgaaatcccccagatcctcaagctctcctgctccaaatcctacctcagggaacttgggcttcttgctctaagtgtctgtgtagcctcaagctgctttgtgttcattgttttctcctatgtgcagatcttcagggctgtgctgaggatcccctctgagcagggacggcacaaagccttttccacctgcctccctcacctggctgttgtctccctgtttctcagcactggcttttttgcctacctgaagcccccctccatctcctccccatcccttgatctggccctgtcagttctgtattcggtggtgcctcca
- the LOC134434448 gene encoding olfactory receptor 14J1-like translates to MSNSSSISHFLLLALADTRQLQLLHFCLLLGISLAALLGNGLIISAVACSHHLHTPMFFFLLNLALTDLGSICTTVPKAMHNSLWDTRNISYSGCAAQVFFFVFWAATEFYLLTVMCYDRYVSICKPLHYRTLLGSRACAHMAAAAWASGFLTALLLTANTFSLPLCHGNALGQFFCEIPQILKLSCSKHYFREFVPIALSVCLNFGCFVFIVFSYIQIFKAVLRIPSEQGRYKAFSTCLPHLAVVSLFLSTAAFAHLKPPSMSSPSLDLALSVLYSMVPPALNPLIYSLRNQELKAAVWRLMTGCFQEH, encoded by the coding sequence atgtccaacagcagctccatcagccacttcctcctgctggcattggcagacacgcggcagctgcagctcctgcacttctgcctcttgctgggcatctccctggctgccctcctgggcaacggcctcatcatcagcgccgtagcctgcagccaccacctgcacacacccatgttcttcttcctgctcaacctggccctcactgacctgggctccatctgcaccactgtccccaaagccatgcacaattccctctgggacaccaggaacatctcctactcaggatgtgctgctcaagtatttttttttgttttctgggcaGCAACAGAGTTTTATCtcttgactgtcatgtgctacgaccgctacgtgtccatctgcaaacccctgcactacaggaccctcttgggcagcagagcttgtgcccacatggcagcagctgcctgggccagtggctttctcactgctctgcttctcacagccaatacattttccctgcccctgtgccatggcaatgccctgggccaattcttctgtgaaatcccacagatcctcaagctctcttgctccaAACATTACTTCAGGGAATTTGTCCCAATTGCTCTAAGTGTGTGTTtaaattttggttgttttgtgttcattgttttctcctatattcAGATCTTCaaggccgtgctgaggatcccctctgagcagggacggtacaaagctttttctacctgcctccctcacctggctgtggtctccctgtttctcagcactgcagcgTTCGCtcatctgaagcccccctccatgtcctccccatccctggatctggccctgtcagttctgtactcgatggtacctccagccctgaaccccctcatctacagcctgaggaaccaggagctcaaggctgcagtgtggagactgatgactggatgcttccaggaacattaa